The Terriglobus roseus sequence TTCACCACGGCATGTGGGACTACGACATCCCTTGCGCGCCCGTCCTCGTTGACATCACCGTCGACGGCAAACCGATCAAGGCACTCGCGCAACCCACCAAGCAGTCCATCCTCTTCGTGCTTGACCGCGAGACCGGCAAGCCCGTCTGGCCTATCGTCGAGCAGGCCGTCCCCCAGGGTGACGTTCCCGGCGAAACCTACTCGCCCACGCAACCCATCCCCACCAGGCCCGCAGCCTATGGCCGCAACGGTTTCAGCAACAACGACCTCATCAACTTCACGCCGCAACTGCATGCCGAGGCGATGAAGCTCGCATCCCGGTACCAGATCGGGCCCGTGTACACACCGCCCGTCGTCAGCAAAGCCGACGGGAAACTTGGGACACTCATCCTCGGCTTCTCGCTTGGCGGCTCCAACTGGCCCGGCGGCTCGTACGACCCGGAGACGCACACCTTCTACGTCTTCTCGCAGGCCCTGGTAGGCGCGGCGGGCCTCGTGCCACCCGATCCCAATGAATCCGACATGCGGTACGTCCTGGGCCAGGCGGCCACGGGCCCGGAAGACACCGGGAGAGACCTGGACATCCACAAGATGCCGCTCGTACACCCACCCTACGGCGAAATCTCCGCTATCGATCTCGATCACGGCACGATCCTCTGGCAGATCGCACACGGCGAAACCCCGGACGAAGTCCGCACCAACCCGCTCCTCAAAGGCATCAACATCCCTCGCACAGGACGTCTCGGCATTATTGGCGTGCTCACGACGAAATCACTCCTGATTGCGGGCGAAGCTGGCACCTTCACAAACACAGCAGGAGTAAAAGGCGCACTGCTGCGTGCCTACGAAAAGACCAGCGGCAAGGATGCCGGTGCCGTCGCTATGCCCACCGGGCAGACCGGATCCCCCATGACTTATATGTGGAAGGGCAAGCAATACCTGGTAGTCGCAGTCGGTGGTCCCGGCCACCCCGGGGAACTCATCGCTTACAGCCTGCCCGATGAAGGGGCGAAGTAGTTTTCCGGAAAGTCCAGGTTGTCGGGAGCAAGTTCCGTTTCTCTCAGAGCGACAGATTTAGCCGGACTTCCTTGCAATCTGCGTCTCAATCCGATACACATCTAAGTCATGGTGCTGCGTTCCCACGCAACGTGTAACTGTTGTCGCCGCTAGGTTGAGCGCGCGCACCTTTCTGCTTTTCTCCTCATCCAATCTCTGATTCACCGTTGGCGCATCGCGCCGTTTCCCATGAGGTCCGTTCATGCTCCTGTGTCGTTGTTGTCGCCGCTGATCCTTCGCAGCCTTGCTGTGCGCTAACGCCGCGCGCCAGCCCGACAACCGAACACAACGAGAGGAACACCCTGTGACGCACCCCTTTGCGCGACGTTCGCGCTTTCTTGCATCCGTCCCCATTGCCATCTCCGCGGTCCTTTCCGTGACCGCTGCATGCGCGGGCGCGCAGGTTGTCGGCAGCACCTTGTACGGCGTCATCACCGATGGCAGCGGCGCTGCCGTTCCCAATGCAACGGTCATCATCCACAATGAAGAGACCGGCACTGAGCGTCGCCTGCGCACCGATGCCGCTGGCCGCTACAGCGCGCCGTCCATCGCGGTTGGCCTCTATTCTGTCGCCGTAACTGCCGATGGTTTCAGCGCAGAGAAGCACACGGGCGTCGTCCTCACCGTTGGTCAGGCCGCATCGCTCGACGTGAAACTGCACGTCCGCAGCGATGAGCAGCAGGTCACCGTCAGCGACACGGTACCCACGGTCAATCTGTCCAACGAACAGGTCAGCGGTCTCGTCACCGAGCGCCAGGTGAAAGACCTGCCGCTCAACGGACGCAGCTACGACCAGCTCATCACGCTGAATCCTGCAACGGTCAACTACACCTCGCAGCGGTCGGGTTCTGTTGGAACTTCAAACTCCTCGGTGGGCAACATGTTCTCCGTCTCCGGCCGACGCCCGCAGGACAATCTTTACCTGCTCAACGGCGTGGAGTACACAGGAGCATCGCTCATTAACGTGACGCCGGGCGGCACCAGCGGTCAGTTGCTGGGCGTGGAAGCCGTGCGGGAATTCAACGTGGTCAGCGACACCTACGGCGCCAACTACGGCAAGCGGCAGGGTGCGCAGATCTCCATCGTCACCGCATCCGGCACCAATGCTCTGCACGGCGCGGCGTATGAGTTCATCCGCAACTCCGCACTCGACGCGCGCAACTACTTCGACCAGGCGAAGAAGCCCAACTTCCAGCGCAACAACTTCGGCGCAGCGCTGGGCGGTCCTATCAAGCACGACAAACTCTTCCTCTTCGCCAACTACGAGGGCTACCGCCAGAACCTGGGCCTCAGCGACGTAACACTCGTGCCCAACGCCGCCTCGCGTGCAGCGGCCGCACCTTCGGTCCGGCCGCTGCTGAACCTGTGGCCCGTTGCGAACGGCCCGGACCTTGGCTCCGGTATCGCCATCGCATACTCCACGCCTGTCCAGCACATCCGCGAAGACTTCGGCACCGCGCGCTTCGACGCCAACTTGTCCGCCAACGACCTTCTCTTCGGCGTCTACACCGTCGACGACTCCACCGCGAACACGCCCACGGCTAACCCCTACTCGCTCATCAACGAAGCCCTGCGCGAGCAGGTGGCCAGCGTGCAGGAACAGCACGTCTTCTCACCGAAACTTCTGAACACGGCGCGCGCCGGCTTCTCACGCGCCAGCTTCTACTTCCTGGGCGAAGTACCGCCGGATGTCGCCGCTGCCAGCGGCACCTTCGTCGCGGGCAAGCCGATCGGTGCGATCGTGATCGCCGGTTCCACAGCCTCGAACGGCTCTTCGCAGATCACCGGCGCAGGCGCCAACGTAGGATCGAACAACGCGATCACACGCAACCTCTTCACCTTCGACGACCACATCTTCTACACCCTTGGCAGTCACACGCTTGAGGCTGGCGGATGGCTGCAGCGTCTGCAATCGAACGACAACCTGGCGCAGAATCAGTACGGTCAGGCCAGCTTCGCATCGCTCAGCACCTTCCTCACCGGCAACATCAAAACCTTTACGGTCGTGCCCAATCCAACGGCACTTGCATGGCGGTCGTGGTTCGGCGCGGGCTACGTGCAGGACACGTGGAAGGCGTTGCCCACGCTCGAAGTCACGGCTGGCATCCGCTTCGAATCCAGCAACGGCTTCAACGAGGCGAAGGGACGCGCCGGTGTCTATGGCTTCACGAATGGCATCATCAACAGCACGCCAACCGTCGGCAGCGCAGGCCTTGCAACCAACCGTGCAAAGTTCCTCCCGGAGCCGCGTGTCGGCCTCGCGTGGAACGTCTCCGGCGATAACAAGACCGCCATCCGCGCTGGCTTTGGCCTGCACCATTCGTTGCTCGACAACCTGGACTATCGCCTCGACCAGGCCGCGCCGTACAACACCACGCTGTCGTACAGCGGCACCACGGTGGCGAACCCGACATCCGGCGCGCCCGGCCTGATCTCGCCGTCCAACGTGCAGCCAGACATCGCAACGCCCACCGTCTACTCCTACTCGCTGCACATCGAACGCCAGCTTGCCGCGAACCTCTCCGTTACTGTTGGCTACATCGGCTCCCGGGGCACCCACCAGATCCTGTCGTCAAATCAGAACGAGCCGGCTTCGCAGTCATGCGCCAACAACTGCCCAACAGGCGTGCCCAACGGCACGCTTTACTACCCGACGACCACGCGTGCGAATCCGGCCGTGGCTAACACCACTTCGTGGTCAAGTGGTGGCAGCAGCAACTACAACGGACTGGTGCTGGATGTGCGTCAGAGCCTGCGCAAGGGCCTGACACTGCGGGGCGTGTATACCTTCAGCAAGAATCTTGACAACGGCAGTGCGTGGAATACCAGCGTCTCGGCTAACACGCCCGCCTTTGTCAGCTACCCGAAGAATCCATCGCTCGACTACGGTCCCGCGGCAACTGACGTACGGCAACTTGCAGCGTTCAACGGCAGCTACGATCTGCCCTTCGGCACCAGCGCCAGCAGCAATCCTGTCTTTCGTCGCTCCGTCGGCGGATGGTCCGTGAGCACCATCGTCACGTTGCAGACCGGTCTGCCGTTCACGCCGCAACTCGGCTACAACCCCACCGGCTCCGGCGACACGCGAAATCCCGTCCGTCCCAATCGCAACCCGAACTTCACCGGCAAGCTCTATACCGGCGGCAGCACGGCGCAGCGCGCAGCGAAGTACTTTGACGCATCGGCCTTCTCCGCACCCGCCTATGGCACTGTCGGCAATCTTGGACGAGACACGCTGGTATCTCCCGGCTTCGCCAACTGGGATCTGTCGCTGCTGAAGAACACCCAGGTAAGCGAGCGTCTCAGAGTGCAGTTCCGCGCGGAAGCCTTCAACCTGCTCAACCACACCAACCTGCTCACACCGAACCCGGTCGTCTTCTCCTCCGGACCGACGCAGGGCACCGCCGCCAACCAGACCGCCGCCGTCGTCGCAAGCCCCACGGCAGGCGTCATCACCGCGGCAGCCACATCACGCCAGCTCCAATTCGGCGTCAAGGTTCTCTTCTAGTCGGAAGCGAAGAAGAGAAAGGCCGGTGTGGGGCGACACCCGCACCGGCCAACATTTCCATCGACCACAAGATCGGGTGCTCCACACATACGCAAAGCGGATGTGTGGGTTGCTCGTGAAGCGGAGAGCAGCGGGCCAAAGCCCGCGCAATCCTCGCCCAGGGGAAGCCCTTCGTGCGCGGAATGAGAAATCAAGCGGCCCAAAGGCCCACGCGAAGGATGCTTTTTGAATCCGAAGCCCCCGTTTGCTAATCTCAAAGAGCAGACATGCGCGCGCCCCTTTCCATCTGCGACTGTTGTCCGGCCGTCCTCACGGCTGTGTGTTGTTGCGCGCGCTAGACTTCCGCTCTGCCTCTCCTCCACCAAACATCTCAGCGCACGTCCCCATGCACTCATAGGAATCGATGGCCACACTCACTCCATCTCTGCCGCCTGTCACCGCAGCACCACCGCGCCTCAGTCACCTGCGTCTGCTCGAAGCTGAGAGCATCCAGATCCTGCGCGAGGTCGCCGCCGAGTTTGAAAAGCCGGTCATGCTCTACAGCATCGGCAAGGACTCCTCCGTCATGCTGCGGCTGGCGCAGAAGGCCTTCTATCCCGGCCCCATTCCGTTCCCGTTGCTGCACATCGACACCGGCTACAAGTTCCGCGAGATGATCG is a genomic window containing:
- a CDS encoding TonB-dependent receptor — its product is MTHPFARRSRFLASVPIAISAVLSVTAACAGAQVVGSTLYGVITDGSGAAVPNATVIIHNEETGTERRLRTDAAGRYSAPSIAVGLYSVAVTADGFSAEKHTGVVLTVGQAASLDVKLHVRSDEQQVTVSDTVPTVNLSNEQVSGLVTERQVKDLPLNGRSYDQLITLNPATVNYTSQRSGSVGTSNSSVGNMFSVSGRRPQDNLYLLNGVEYTGASLINVTPGGTSGQLLGVEAVREFNVVSDTYGANYGKRQGAQISIVTASGTNALHGAAYEFIRNSALDARNYFDQAKKPNFQRNNFGAALGGPIKHDKLFLFANYEGYRQNLGLSDVTLVPNAASRAAAAPSVRPLLNLWPVANGPDLGSGIAIAYSTPVQHIREDFGTARFDANLSANDLLFGVYTVDDSTANTPTANPYSLINEALREQVASVQEQHVFSPKLLNTARAGFSRASFYFLGEVPPDVAAASGTFVAGKPIGAIVIAGSTASNGSSQITGAGANVGSNNAITRNLFTFDDHIFYTLGSHTLEAGGWLQRLQSNDNLAQNQYGQASFASLSTFLTGNIKTFTVVPNPTALAWRSWFGAGYVQDTWKALPTLEVTAGIRFESSNGFNEAKGRAGVYGFTNGIINSTPTVGSAGLATNRAKFLPEPRVGLAWNVSGDNKTAIRAGFGLHHSLLDNLDYRLDQAAPYNTTLSYSGTTVANPTSGAPGLISPSNVQPDIATPTVYSYSLHIERQLAANLSVTVGYIGSRGTHQILSSNQNEPASQSCANNCPTGVPNGTLYYPTTTRANPAVANTTSWSSGGSSNYNGLVLDVRQSLRKGLTLRGVYTFSKNLDNGSAWNTSVSANTPAFVSYPKNPSLDYGPAATDVRQLAAFNGSYDLPFGTSASSNPVFRRSVGGWSVSTIVTLQTGLPFTPQLGYNPTGSGDTRNPVRPNRNPNFTGKLYTGGSTAQRAAKYFDASAFSAPAYGTVGNLGRDTLVSPGFANWDLSLLKNTQVSERLRVQFRAEAFNLLNHTNLLTPNPVVFSSGPTQGTAANQTAAVVASPTAGVITAAATSRQLQFGVKVLF